TGCTattcaaagtgattcatattcaactcaaatcaaaatcTGTCACCACGCGCATTGTTTGCATgagtttcaaaaaaaaaaaaaacatacactccGCCGGCCGAAATTATGCTGCACGCACTCAAAGCAAACCTCCGCAAACTCCGCGATGACATCACATTTGCTGCACGCACTCAAGCAAACAAGCAGACGCATCAAGTATAACCCGGGCTTAAGCGTGTAGGACAGTGTTCCCTGCATCTCCCTAAACACTTTCTCCTCCCTAATCTTTCTAATTCTATATTCAGAGCCGAAAATTTGTTTGAAGTGTGCaatttgcacaaaataaaataatcagttcATAATAACTTGAAACACATATAAAGATATTTAACTTTTTATGCAGCCTGGTAGAAACTCTCACAACCTGGTACATCTTTACCCCTCTTCATTATTGAGTTTAAACCTCCAGGTGTTCCAAGGGTTTCATCATCAGTAACTTGATatgtattcaagagttcacacttgtttgacatgctgtcctgggagagagccccaagcttcgctggacaaggcctcattttcgctctccattgtgaagcttcatgtgagtgCTGAGACTTCTTTTACatttaaagccctttccacactcactgcatctaaaacGATCCTCTCCtgagtgagtcttcatgtgttgCTTCATAGAGTCTTTGCGTGTGAAGGTCTTTGCACACTtatcacatgtgaacactatggttccagtgtgaccatccATGTGGTTCATGAAGCTagctttggttgtgaagctctttccacactgagcacatgtaaacggcttctctccagtgtgacttATCCTGTGGTGTTTGAGTGAGCCTTTATAtgggaaacttttaccacactctgtgcatgtgtaaggtttctctccagtgtgaatcctcatgttgATGTCAAGGTAATGCTTTTGAGAAATacttttcccacactgtgtgCAGGTAAAAATTCTTTCTTcattgtgagttctcatgtggatTTTAAGGGTGACattttgcttaaaactctttccacactgagagcaagagtaaggcttctccccagtgtgaattctcatgtgcactgcCAAGTTTCCTGTTTTAGAGAAGCTTTTTCCACAATGTTGGCATGTATACTTcctctccccagtgtgaattctctgGTGCGCTGCAAAATTTCCTGCAtgatagaagctttttccacactgttggcatgtgtacggcctctctccagtgtgaattctcatgtggtttTTAAAGCCTTGTATATAACCAAacctctttccacactgtttgcaggtgtaaggtttctctttagtgtgaactctcatgtgaataTCAAGGTTTGACTTTTTACCGAAACTCTTTCTACACCGTGTACAGCTGTAATTACTCATAGacttggatttccgaggtcttccacGTGATGAAGTCTTTTCAGTCagtttgggtttttcatcagtcgttaTTACTTGGTGTTTCTCAAACTGCTGTTTCTCTTCCATTACATTCAGTTGATGAGTCTCTTCTTTCAACACCATAAggtctttaaatgaaaaaaagttaacTTTAGTGTGAAGGTTCAAAGCGAGaagcatgaaatggatgtttcacccaaaaatgaaaatgaccaattaccatttactctccatcatgcagttttaaacatttcctttcttctggaacacaaagAAAACTAGTTTTTCcacaatatcttttttttttttgtgtgtgttcagctgaatcaagaaactcataaaggtttaaaaccacacgaggGAGAGTTAAaggtgaggctattttcatttctgcatCAACTATCCCTTTACAGGGTTCCTATAATTAAcccttttttttaacaaaatgtaaaataagtctttggtgttcccagaatgtgtctgaggtttcagctcaaaatcagatcatataccTTGCAGAATATTTCATTTTGGGGGGCAGAGGAAAACCAAGTTTTTTTGTGCCTGTGGctgtaaatgcaaatgatcaaatgcACTCGCTCTAGATTATTTGTGTTGTGTTCCCTCATGTACATCTTCCACTCGATTAAAAACATTTGTGACTTGCTTGCAAGTACGCATAATACACGCTTATATTAGTGAGGCTGcattattgtatttaaattatgctattgcttcccagtactgggttgcagctggaagggcatccgctgtttaaaacatatgctagataagttggtggttcaatccactgtggcaactGCTGATAATTAAAGGTACtgggctgaaggaaaatgaatgaacttatgcAAATGCTTAATGCCACGTTTGCTGTAAACTGAAGTGATGAGATGGCAAGATGACATACTTTGctacttgttttcattcatttgtactttttcctttgttttcttgcctttgtgcatgtcctgagGCTATGCTGAAGACCTACGTGGTGACAATTTATATACCAGACAAtatgcagaaatgccatctaaaaaggcatttttggatatcttttctgctggagatactgttgtcctaaaaaactaccACTTGGCGGTTTTATGTGAGATGTGAACACATCTCACATAACACAGTTTGTGTAGCCAACTGGCAACACAGTGcaatagtggaacatgcaatattgcaatggatTAGCTAGGCAGATAAGACATTCATATATGCAAATATGCATTCCGGCTcactttattgtacaggcttattgcacttaaacttttttaggttcggctctcgaattagtaaggttatgagtatatattatttaaaaaatttcgcAAAGCCTGCCATGTAGCCtacaataacaataacagcaaattacaaaaaataataagacaagcctactttggcgttgcaataaaatagtattaattatcaaagaaataatttcaatatataattaaaataggaaaaaataaaacaaaaacaaatggtaacctgtttttatagcagggcccaatgtgttcttatttttgttctgttaacatttattaaaaagaaaaaaaaactaaacaataaaaacactactaagtgataataataataataattattattattattgttattattattattattaatataaagcccttgctctgaaacaatcatacaaaccaggtgctgctcggaaatggccatctttgctcagcatcaggtgcacagcagcaagaaacTTGGCAgtaaactatgaccttattttaatgacaaaatgtctaaaaatactgctaatttacatttttatttaatttatacatgtgcaatgaatgtaagcctgctaactgtgtgtggttcaaatgatagaatatgtaaactttgtttatatataattaaataataataattaaaagcctgcgtgtaaggcttttattttgagggcgaCGTCACGAgctcagatttagtttaaatctatactgggtttactcccatcatatctCCAGAATTATATTTGCAAAAAGCCTGTTCTTAACTATGGTCTTCActcacaggatatttatttactctttgtccctaaagtgcggactgagatgggaaaaaaggcttttaagtacgcagcaccttttgcttggaataatctgcaaacacagttgcagttcaaagacttgatttcactacatgcttttaaaaagttttagaaGTTGAAacaggtttgtagatgttttgaatagatgtctgtgtgattcatgttaaatgtaaatagttttttgtttgttgtctgttggactcatgtgacttgtgtactgcctaatcttggccaggacgctcttgtaaaagagatttttaatctcaatgtgtctttcctggtaaaataaaggttataataataataattgaccaattagaggaaagtgggcatttcagcaccgcctacatgtgtaaaataaatattaaagtcgtttatccgttttcctactttaaaccaaaaaacgaaaatccagccaaaatgtcgttttttcgttttctcgtgagcaaaaaaAACACGGAAAAACGGccatttttttcctttcctttattccgtttaaaaatggaaaacaaatgaacaaaacgtacacagtccattctgctgtgacgacccccaattaataaagggactaagccaaaaagaaaatgaatgaaagaatcagCGTTTCCATTTAATGactcaaaaagaacaaaatcgtcacttcctgattaactggcgccaaatctcaacagtaaaaacagaatttactgcggtaggagaagctacatgaatcttttctgtgtttaataaatgactttcacctcagAGGACAATGTCAGCACACAATAAACATGTGGTGAAGATTTAGCGCATGTTTTTTTATGCCtatatttcaaaagttatgtgcatcatgatgtTTCCATCAACTTTTTTTTACGCTCATAGCCTATCCAATATGCTGTTACGACCTCAAAATGTCTAGGGCTGAAGTCGAACATAAAAAttatagagaaaataaataaacagttagcagGTTTGATTTTTAAATGACCTTTAAGGTTCTTTTATTGTGAGAAGGTGGAAAAGGTttgtatttacaataaacaaataaatgagcgcaaacaaaaagcttcagggctgagcaaggccaaaataacaaacaaaacatttactaacTCCACCCCGAAGATAACTTACCTActgaatcaaaaataaatgaagaaaataaattacaaacactaCCCTTACTCCTTAACTAAAcgaaaaaacaggagaaaatcagTGTCAAAGTAAATGGCGCTCAGCCCCTACGGCGCTCAGCTCACAGCTTTATCAAACGGTATTTTGACAATCACAAAAATTGGAGGGGAGAGGAAAAAGGGAGAGAACACCTTAATGTTCACAATTCATAAACAACCAGTAGCACTATGATATGTTTCACACGAACGCCAAACTCTTAGAAAACTCTCCGTCTCTCCCCCCCAGCAATCTGACTCCGTCGGTTCCTTTTCAAAAGATGCTGACTTCTCCCAGCACCAACCACAGCGCACGCACGCAGCACGTCCAATTAGGGCGGGGTAACCTGGAAACAGGAACGGGACAGGACGAGAGAGGGAAAAAGAGAGACACACCCACACAGTAGCACAGAAACAACCCAATACGCACTTGCGTAACACCCCCATCCACAAGAGTCAAATTAATTTTGACGATATCACTAAACTGAATAAGCACGTGAAAGAGCATCTGCAACAATGTTTTCGGATCCTTTTTTATGATGTATCTCAAGATTAAATTCTTGAACTACAAGTGCCCACCTCATTAACCTCTGATTGGAGTTATACATCCGCGTGAGAAAAACAAGGGGATTATGGTCGGTATACACCATCACAGGATCAGAACTACCTCCAACATACACCTCGAAATGCTGCAACGCCAGAAGTAATGCCAGTGCCTCCTTTTCAATAGTGCTGTACTGTCTCTGAGCTCTGGAAAACTTCCTGGAGAAATAGCATATCGGATGGTTAATGCCAAGTTTACTCTCCTGAGTCAAAACAGCTCCACAACCTACTCCACTTGCATCAATTTCAAGTTGAAAAGGACGCGTAAAATCAGGTGCTGAAAGTACAGGCGCACTACACAGGAGATCTTTAACTGCACCAAAAGCATGATCACACTCAGAGTTCCACTTAAACTCTCTATTTGTGCTCAACAGATCAGTCAACGGGGATACTATGGTGGAGAAATTCCTGCAGAAAGCCCTATAGTACCCGATCATCCCTAAAAAACGTCGCAACTCGCGCTTCGTTTTAGGCACAGGAAATTCCCTAATCGCTTCAACTTTAGCGTTAACAGGGCGCACTTGCCCCTGACCCACCTGCTTGCCAAGGTAAGTAATCACTGCCTTACCAAATTCGCACTTAGCTAGATTTACTGTTAAAGAAGCTTTGGCAAGCCGTGAAAACACTTCACGCAAGGTGTTAATGTGACTAGGCCATGAATTTGAATAAATGACTACGTCATCCAAATAAGCCTCGCAATTTGTCACACCAGACAATATTCTCTGCATGAGACGTTGGAAGGTGGCTGGAGCGTTTCGCATCCCGAAAGCCATGACTGTATATTGCAGGAAGTTATCCGGTGTCACAAATGCAGAGACGTCAGAGGCGCGTGCACTAAGCGGCACTTGCCAATAGCCCTTCAATAAATCTAGTTTAGTGACATAGCTAGCAGCACCCACACGATCAATGCAATCTTCTATCCTAGGAAGAGGAAAAGAATCTGGTTTCGTAACACTGTTCAGTTTGCGATAGTCTGTGCAAAACCTGAATGTGCCGTCTGTCTTTGGCACCAAAAGACAGGGCGAGCTCCACGGGCTTGAACTTGGTACTGCAAGGCCATTCTGCAACAGGTACTCCACCTCTTTTTTCATCTCCTCTCTCTTCCATGGATTAACCCGATATGGATGCTGTTTAATGGGAGAAGAATTCACAATTTCAATATCGTGAAACAACACGTTGGTTTGAGTGAGGGTGTCAGAGAAGAGAGATGAAAACTGGGTTAACAACTGTACAAGAGCTTTTCGATGGGAATTATCAAGGTAAGATAAATGCTCATCTAACCCTTTTAATATTTCTGAATTTGAAAGTCTGGGTGGTACTGCCATTTCCTCACGAGCAACCCATCCATCCAATTCAGACTCAACACTAAACACAAGTGCAACTGGGACGACAGAATTATTTTTAGCATCACTGGATCTGCCTACATATGCTTTAAGCATGTTAATGTGGCAAACACGAGTTTTCTTCCTACGATCTGTGGTACGAATAACGTAATTGGTGTCACTCAGTTTTCGTTCCACTGGATACGGGCCAGAAAACCGTGCTTGTAGAGCAGACCCAGGGACAGGCAGTAATACCAGCACGGAGTCGCCCACCTGAAAACTCCGGTTAGTACTATGTCTGTCAAAACATTTCttcattttgtcttgtttcacaGCCAAATTTTTTCGTGCTATT
The Danio rerio strain Tuebingen ecotype United States chromosome 4, GRCz12tu, whole genome shotgun sequence genome window above contains:
- the LOC137490936 gene encoding uncharacterized protein — encoded protein: MLLALNLHTKVNFFSFKDLMVLKEETHQLNVMEEKQQFEKHQVITTDEKPKLTEKTSSRGRPRKSKSMSNYSCTRCRKSFGKKSNLDIHMRVHTKEKPYTCKQCGKRFGYIQGFKNHMRIHTGERPYTCQQCGKSFYHAGNFAAHQRIHTGERKYTCQHCGKSFSKTGNLAVHMRIHTGEKPYSCSQCGKSFKQNVTLKIHMRTHNEERIFTCTQCGKSISQKHYLDINMRIHTGEKPYTCTECGKSFPYKGSLKHHRISHTGEKPFTCAQCGKSFTTKASFMNHMDGHTGTIVFTCDKCAKTFTRKDSMKQHMKTHSGEDRFRCSECGKGFKCKRSLSTHMKLHNGERK